The DNA region GCAGGTTCTACGATTACATCGTAGGTTTCTGCTACGGCGATGCGGAATTCGTCGACGCTGACCGGGTTGACGTGCTGGCCATCGGCGGCGACAACCGTCATTTTCAAACCAGGGATACGAACGTCGAAGTAGCTCATGGCCGAGCCGTTGATAAAGCGTAGGCGCAGCTTCTCACCCGGTTTGAAAATCCCGGTCCAGTTACCGTTAGGAGCCTGGCCATTCATGAGATAGGTGTAAGTATCCCCACTGACGTCTGCGAGATCGGTGGGGTTCATTTTCATTTCAGCCCACATCTTTCGGTCGGCTACGGCAGCAGACCAACCTTGCTTGCTGACATCGTCGATGAAGTCTCCCACGGTACGTTTGTGGTGGTTGTAGTAGTCCGATTGTTTCTTGAGCTTGGCCATGACGCGACTAGGATCCTCATCGGTCCAGTCGGTCAGCATCACCACGTAATCGCGGTTGTATTGAAAAGGTTCAGGCTCTTGTGAGTCGATCACGATTGGACCGTAAACGCCTGCCTGTTCCTGTAATCCAGAGTGGCTGTGGTACCAGTACGTACCGTTTTGATGAACCTTGAACTTGTACTCATACATGCCATCGGGTGCGATGCCATGGAAACTCAAGCCCGGTACACCATCCATGTTGGCGGGCAGAATGATCCCGTGCCAATGAATGGAGGTGTCTTGATCCAAGCGATTTTTCACACGCAGGGTGACCGTTTCCCCTTCACGCCAGCGCAGCAGTGGTCCCGGCAAAGAGCCATTGATGGTCATGGCTGTGCGCGGCGAGCCGGTGATGTTTACAGGGGTTTCACCAATAAACAGATCAAATTCGTTGCCGGTGAGTACGCTCGGCAGACCAGGACTGCTCACTGCCCACACAGGAGTGCGCCACAGACCAAGACCACCGAGAATGCCGCCTGCGGCCAGGCCTTTAACGAATGTCCGCCTAGAGGTTTTGGAGTGCATGCCGTTTATGTCCAATCAGTCAAAAGGGAAGCCGTGATAAACAACTAATGAGTTGCTCATACAGGTTGAAGGCAATATCTCGGGAAATCGTGCTTAGCCCGGATGAGCTTCGCACACCGTTGCCAAAGACGAATGGATACGGCAAGCGGACTCAGAAATTGCCACATCTGGACCATCACGGTGATTACATTTCTGTCAGCTTGGGAACACTCCAAGCTACTCAGCAACTGGCGTGGTCGTCACCTTTGTCTTTGCTCTCTGCTACCGGGGTTTGAGTGCCTTGCTTTTGGGCTACCTGGTACGCTTCCATGGAGTTCTGTCTGGCTGCTTCCATGCGTGCGAATACGCGATCACTGCCACCTTCGGCCAATGCCAGAGAAGAAACGGCCAAGGCTGCGATGACAAATAGGGTTTTCATGGATTTCATATGGGTATCCTCGGATAAGATTTGGCTACCCCCGTTGAACCTACATCAAGACGTAATTCGTGGGGGCTAAGCTCAAGACGCGACGCAATCTTAAAACCCGCAACCTGTCAGAAGCCTTAAGTGAGTATTACGGTTGTGTCAGGTTGTGATTTCCTTACGGAATAGCCTCCTGACTGCACTCGGAGTAGGCATCTCGTCTTGGTGGTCTGAAGGTTTCCATACAAAGCTAATTGATCAGAGTTGGATCAAGCCATCTCCGTTGCGCGCTGGTATATGAAATGAACGCTAGAAAAAAGTGTTCATGAGAAACGTGAGCGCGCAGGTCGACCGGGGCTCTCAGATGCCGATTTTGGAAGGGAAGCCAAGTGCCTCAACAATTGAACGCAAGCGCTCTGGGCTTTCGTTGCTTTCGACGTTGACCTTGCCGGCGGCACGATCCACCGAAACGGTTGCCTGGTTATCCAGCGACTGAATGGCTTTGGTAATTTTACTGACGCAGCCTCCACAACCAATGCCTGAAACTTCTAAGACGAACATAGGTATTCCTCTTGTGTTGAGCAGCCCCATTTAGCCGCAACCACAGCATCAACGCTGACATGATGGGAAGGTCAAGAGTTGTCTACGTTGTGGCTTAAATAAGGCATTGATCTCAATCTACTTGAGTGTTCCTCAGCCTCAGTGCATTGAAAACGACGGATGCGGAGCTAACGCTCATGGCAATGGCCGCGATCATCGGCGATAAGAGATGTCCAGTCAGGGGATACAGCAGACCCGCGGCGAGTGGGATACCCATCGAGTTGTAGATAAAGGCGAAACCCAGATTCTGCCGCATGTTTTTTACCGTCGCGACAGAAAGGGCCCGCGCCCGGAGAATCCCCATCAAGTCACCCTTTACGAGAGTAAGCTGCGCACTGTTCATCGCGACGTCTGTCCCTGTCCCCATCGCGATGCCTACATCTGCTCGGGCCAGAGCAGGAGCATCATTGATACCGTCGCCCGCCATGGCAACGCGTCGCCCCGTTTTTTGGAGGTCTGCGACCAGACGCTCCTTGTCTTGGGGTTTCACCTCACCGTGTACCTCGTCAATACCCATTTCCTTGGCGACAGCCCGTGCCGTGGTGAGGCCATCTCCGGTGGCCATGATGATCTTTATATGGTCGGCTTTGAGTTTGGTGACAGCCTCCTTGGAGGTCGGCTTGATCGGATCTGACACCGCCAGCAACCCCGCCAGTATTCCATCGACCGCCAGGTAGATGATGCTGATGCCCTCAAGGCGCAATTGCTCGGCGCGGTTCTTGAGGGGGCTGATGTTCACACCTGCCTCTTCCATCAAGGCGGTATTGCCCAACTGGATTTTCTTGCCATCGACCATGCCACTGACCCCGATCCCGGAACCGGACTCGAACGACTCAGGTTTGGTTAGGACCAGATTCTCAGCAAGGGCATGATCAACAATGGCGTGAGCCAGCGGATGCTCACTGCCTTGATCAAGGCTAGCGGCCAGTTGAAGTACATCATTGGCAACGAACTTCTGTGTGGCTTCCACACTGTGAAACACCGGACGACCCTCTGTCAGGGTTCCGGTCTTATCCACAATCAGCGTGTCGATCTTGCAAAGGTTCTCGATGGCGCCGGCATCTCTGAACAGAACCCCCATGCTGGCCGCTTTACCGGTGGAAACCATGATTGACATGGGTGTCGCAAGCCCAAGAGCGCAGGGGCAAGCAATGATAAGCACAGCGACAGCGTTGATTAGGCCGAAGACCCAGCCAGGCTCTGGGCCAAACAGCCCCCATCCCAACAGAGTCAGTAGGGCAATCGCGATTACGCCCATCACAAAGTAACCCGCGACGACGTCGGCCATGCGCTGCATGGGGGCTTTAGAGCGTTGGGCACGGGCAACCATCTGAACGATTTGCGACAGCACGGTTTCAGCACCAATTTTCTGCGCTTCCATCACCAGGCTGCCATGGGTATTGAGCGTGGCACCGATCAGGCTATCACCGCTTCTTTTCATCACAGGGACTGGCTCGCCGGTCAGCATCGACTCATCGACCGCGCTTTCGCCTTCCAGCACTGAGCCATCGACAGGAACCTTTTCACCCGGTCTGACCCTGAGGTGATCGCCCTTGTGTACATGCGTTAGAGGGATGTCTTCCTCTTTGCCATCGGCATTGATCCTGCGTGCGGTTTTCGGAGACAGGCCAAGTAGCGACTTAATAGCCAAAGACGTTTGTGATCGAG from Pseudomonas sp. ACM7 includes:
- a CDS encoding co-regulatory protein PtrA N-terminal domain-containing protein yields the protein MKSMKTLFVIAALAVSSLALAEGGSDRVFARMEAARQNSMEAYQVAQKQGTQTPVAESKDKGDDHASC
- a CDS encoding heavy-metal-associated domain-containing protein gives rise to the protein MFVLEVSGIGCGGCVSKITKAIQSLDNQATVSVDRAAGKVNVESNESPERLRSIVEALGFPSKIGI
- a CDS encoding heavy metal translocating P-type ATPase — translated: MPNATSHLDHTHPAKVLDEGLRDPVCGMAVTPPIKFSEIYQGQTYKFCSLKCQEKFRAEPQRFTAPPFNTDHSSNTSTAAETQEATEYTCPMHPEIRRPGPGTCPKCGMTLEPVMPVLEEEENPEFKDFTRRFWWSLPLTVIVTVLAMAGHSLQLFHGAIQNWIELILATPVTLWAGWPFFVRGIDSIRHRSPNMWTLIGLGTAAAYLYSVVATLFPQSFPTTFIQEGRIGVYFEAAAVIISLTLFGQMLELKARSQTSLAIKSLLGLSPKTARRINADGKEEDIPLTHVHKGDHLRVRPGEKVPVDGSVLEGESAVDESMLTGEPVPVMKRSGDSLIGATLNTHGSLVMEAQKIGAETVLSQIVQMVARAQRSKAPMQRMADVVAGYFVMGVIAIALLTLLGWGLFGPEPGWVFGLINAVAVLIIACPCALGLATPMSIMVSTGKAASMGVLFRDAGAIENLCKIDTLIVDKTGTLTEGRPVFHSVEATQKFVANDVLQLAASLDQGSEHPLAHAIVDHALAENLVLTKPESFESGSGIGVSGMVDGKKIQLGNTALMEEAGVNISPLKNRAEQLRLEGISIIYLAVDGILAGLLAVSDPIKPTSKEAVTKLKADHIKIIMATGDGLTTARAVAKEMGIDEVHGEVKPQDKERLVADLQKTGRRVAMAGDGINDAPALARADVGIAMGTGTDVAMNSAQLTLVKGDLMGILRARALSVATVKNMRQNLGFAFIYNSMGIPLAAGLLYPLTGHLLSPMIAAIAMSVSSASVVFNALRLRNTQVD